In one Culex quinquefasciatus strain JHB chromosome 2, VPISU_Cqui_1.0_pri_paternal, whole genome shotgun sequence genomic region, the following are encoded:
- the LOC6054402 gene encoding lactoylglutathione lyase, with protein sequence MGEAQGLTDMEAKQLLKLPDAETKDFIFQQTMYRIKDPRASIPFYNEVLGMNLLCKLDFPEAQFSLYFMGYENITNQPADKKQCTAWAMSRKATLELTHNWGTESDPDQKYHTGNSEPRGFGHIGIMVPDVEKACERFDKLGVEYIKRPEDGRMKGLAFIKDPDGYWIEIFNATKVAGL encoded by the exons ATGGGTGAAGCCCAGGGATTGACCGACATGGAAGCCAAGCAGCTGTTGAAGCTTCCTGATGCAGAAACTAAG GACTTCATTTTCCAGCAAACGATGTACCGCATCAAGGACCCCCGCGCCTCCATTCCGTTCTACAACGAGGTGCTGGGAATGAACCTGCTGTGCAAGCTGGACTTTCCCGAGGCACAATTTTCGCTGTACTTTATGGG CTACGAGAACATTACCAACCAGCCTGCCGACAAGAAGCAGTGTACCGCTTGGGCCATGAGCCGTAAGGCCACCCTGGAGTTGACACA CAACTGGGGCACCGAATCCGATCCGGACCAAAAGTACCACACCGGAAACAGCGAGCCACGAGGCTTTGGCCACATCGGAATCATGGTGCCGGATGTGGAGAAGGCTTGCGAGCGGTTCGATAAGCTAGGCGTGGAGTACATCAAGCGTCCCGAGGATGGCCGCATGAAGGGGCTGGCCTTCATCAAGGATCCGGACGGTTATTGGATCGAGATCTTCAACGCGACCAAGGTGGCCGGATTGTAG